TGCCATTTTGGTTGTTTTTGTTAATGCCAGTAACTATTTGGAAATAAGAGGCGATTTCCTTCACTTAAAACAAACTAACTAACAAAATTCATGTATAATATTGATCATGATGGAGAATAAAATGCCACACACACCATCGGTGGCATCATATCTATTTCCTTAATATGGTTCTgattaaaacaaaattattttgcACTACATTagtttcccccttgttttctCATTTATTTCTTGTACATGGCTGTGAACTAGTTTAAGCTGACTAGCAATATGTTTACAATGCAGctaaaggaaagagaaaacagaCTGAAGGAGATAGTGATGATATAACTGGATGGCGGAAGAAACAGCTAGATGAAGACCGCGCAAAGAAACTTCGTCAAGGACAAGGCCGTGATGAGCAGGATGGCCAGTATAAGAATGGCCAAGCTGGCGAAGGAGAATCTTATGGTTCCTTAGGAAAAGATGGATCtttgggaagaggaggagccaaCAGAGATGGGAAGATGGGACAGTTTGCTGGGGTGGGGACAGACATGGGAGGAGGGCATGAGTTCTCTGGATTTGCTGGTGGTAGTAGTGAACATATGGGACATACTGGAAATGGTGCTGGTGGAGGAATGGGTGGTTTGGGTGGCATGGGTTCACTGCATGGTAAAGATGCTATGTTAGGTGGCACAGGAACTGGATCTGGAGGTGCAGGTGGACTGCAAACTTCAGGTGGTTCCACACTTAATGGAGCAAGTGGGCCAGGAGCTGGGtttggtggtgctggtggagtaGGTGGCCTCTATGGCAAGGATGGGATGGTAGGTGGAGCTGGTGCTGGTGGAGTAGGTGGACTCTACGGCAAGGATGGGATGCTAGGTGGAGCTGGTGCTGGGGGAGCTGGCAGTGCTGGCAGAGAAGGTGGACTTTATGGTAAGGATGGCATGCTTGGTGgaggtggtggtgctggtggagtaGGGGGACTTTATGGCAAGGATGGGATGCTAGGGGGAGCTGGTGCTGGTGGAGTAGGTGGACTCTACGGCAAGGATGGGATGCTAGGTGGAGCTGGTGCTGGGGGAGCTGGCGGTGCTGGGGGAGTAGGTGGACTTTATGGGAAGGATGGTATGTTAGGTGgagctggtggtgctggtggagcAGGTGGACTCTACGGCAAGGATGGGATGCTAGGTGGAGCTGGTGCTGGTGGAGCAGGTGGACTCTATGGCAAGGATGGGATGctagctggagctggagctgggggAGCTGGTGGTGCTGGTGTAGGTGGATTTTATGGTAAGGATGGTATGTTAggtggtgctggtgctggtggagctggtggtgctggtggacTTCATGGCAAGGATGGGGTGCTAGGTggagctggggctggtggagctGGTTGTCCTGGTGGATTTGGGGGACATTATGGCCAGGATGGTATGTTAGGTGGTGCTGGTGGACCTGGCAGTGCTGGTGGAGTAGGTGGACTTTATGGGAAGGATGGTATGTTAGGTGgagctggtggtgctggtggagcAGGTGGACTCTACGGCAAGGATGGGATGCTAGGTGGAGCTGGTGCTGGTGGAGCAGGTGGACTCTATGGCAAGGATGGGATGctagctggagctggagctgggggAGCTGGTGGTGCTGGTGTAGGTGGATTTTATGGTAAGGATGGTATGTTAggtggtgctggtgctggtggagctggtggtgctggtggacTTCATGGCAAGGATGGGGTGCTAGGTggagctggggctggtggagctGGTTGTCCTGGTGGATTTGGGGGACATTATGGCCAGGATGGTATGTTAGGTGGTGCTGGTGGACCTGGCAGTGCTGGTGGAGTAGGTGGACTTTATGGTAAGGATGGTATGTTAGGTGGAGCTGgtgctggtggtgctggtggatTTGGGGGACTTTATGGCAAGGATGGTATGTTAGGTGGAGCTGGTGCTGGTGGAGCCACCGGTGCTGGTGGAGTAGGGGGACTTTATGGCAAGGATGGGATGCTAGGTGGAGCTGGTGCTGGTGGAcctggtggtgctggtggagtaGGGGGAACTTATGGTAAGGATGGTATGTTAGGTGGAGCTGGCACTGAGGGTGCTGGTGGAGTGGGTGGACTTTACGGGAAAGATGGTTTTCTAGGTGGAGCTGGTGGACTTGATGGTGCTGGTGGAGTAGGTGGACTTTGTGGCAAAGACGGTCTGCCAATTGGAGCTGGTCAActtggtggtgctggtggagtaGGTGGACTGTATGGGAAGGATGGTTTCTTAGGcagtggtggtgctggtggaatgggtggtgctggtggtgtAGGAGGTCCTTATGGTAAGGATGGAATGCTAGGCAGAACTGGACCTGACGGAcctggtggtgctggtggagtaGGTGGACTCTACGGCAAGGATGGGATGCTAGGTGGAGCTGGAGCTGGCGGACCTGGTGGGATTGGTGGAGTAGGTGGAGTAGGTGGTGCTGGTGGAGTAGGTGGACTTTATGGCCAGGATGGTATGTTAGCTGGTGCTGGTGGACCTGGTGGTGCAGGTGGAATAGGGGGACTTTATGGCAAGGATGGAATGCTAGGTGGAGCTGGTGCTGGTGGAcctggtggtgctggtggagtaGGGGGACTTTATGGGAAGGATGGAATGCTAGGTGGAGCTGGTGCTGGTGGAcctggtggtgctggtggagtaGGGGGACTTTATGGGAAGGATGGAATGCTAGGTGGAGCTGGTGCTGGCAGAGTAGGTGGTGCTGGTGGAGTAGGGGGACTTTATGGGAAGGATGGAATGCTAGGTGGAGCTGGTGCTGGTGGAcctggtggtgctggtggagtaGGGGGACTTTATGGGAAGGATGGAATGCTAGGTGGAGCTGGTATTGGCGGACCTGGTGGTACTGGTGGAGTAGGTGGACTTTATGGCAAGGATGGAATGCTAGATGGAGCTGGTGCTGGCGGAcctggtggtgctggtggagtaGGGGGACTTTATGGCAAGGATGGTGTGTTAGGTGGAGCTGGTGCTGGTGGAGTAGGGGGACTTTATGGTAAGGATGGTGTTTTAGGTGgagctggtgctggtgctggtgctggtgctggcgGACCTGGTGGTACTGGTGGAGTAGGGGGACTATATGGTCAGGATGGTGTGTTAGGTGGAGCTGGTGCTGGTGGACTTGGTGGTACTGGTGGAGTAGGTGGACTTTATGATAAGGATGGTGTTTTAGGTGGAGCTGGTGCTGGTGGAcctggtggtgctggtggagtaGGTGGACTTCATGGCAAGGATGGTATGTTAGCTGGAACTGCTGCTGGCGGAcctggtggtgctggtggagcTGGCGGTGCTGGTGGAGTAGGTGGACTCTATGGCAAGGATGGGATGCTAGGTGGAGCCGGTGCTGGGGTAACTGGCGGTGCTGGGGGAGTAGGTGGACTTTATGGTCAGGATGGTGTGTTAGGTGgagctggtggtgctggtggagtaGGTGGACTCTACGGCAAGGATGGGGTGCTAAGTGGAGCTGGTGCTGGGGGAGCCGGCAGTGCTGGGGGAGTAGGTGGACTTTATGGTAAGGATGGTATGttagctggagctggagctggagctggagctggcgGACCTGGCGGTGCTGGTGGGgttggtggtgctggtggagtaGGGGGACTTTATGGCAAGGATGGGATGCTAGGTGGAGCTGGTGCTGGCGGActtggtggtgctggtggtgctggtggagtaGGTGGACTTTATGGCAAGGATGGTATGTTAGGTGGAGCTGGTGCTGGCGGACCTGGTGGTGCTGGCGGCATTGGTGGGCTCTATGGTAAGGATGGAATGCCAAGTCGACCAGGCATTGGTGGACTTGGTGGTGCTGGTGGCACAGACAGGCTGCTTGACAGTACTGGTGTTTCTGGTGCAGAAGGTATGAGAGGTCATCATGGTAAGGATGGTGTGCTTCCTGGGGTTGGTGGTGTTGGGTTAAGAGGTGTAGGGAGCACCGGTGACCTTTATGGTCAGGCAAGTACTTTACATGGAACTGAGGGTGGTGGTGCTGGCACTGAATTAGGAGGCATGGGTGGCATGATGGATCGAACTGGCGGAGCTGGCACCAAGTATGGTGTATCAGGTGAGGGTTATGGTGAAGGAGGGATAGGTAAGGATGGCAGGGTTAGTGGAACTGGTGCTGGTGGTCTTAGTGGTGAAGGATGGTTGGATGGTAGGGATGGTAGGCTAGGTGGATTTGGTGTTGGTCCAGGAGTTAGAGGTGTTGATGGATCCCTGTATGAGAATATGTCAGGCATTCCTGGTGAAGAGTTCCTAGGCTATGGACAGTCTTCTGGCCTTTCTGACGCTGGAACCCATGCTGGTGACAGAAGAAGACAGCTGTCTAACTTAGATGCCAGTCAACTTACTTCATCTGATATTTCAAGAACCAGGGacaggaaagggagaggaggaagtcTTCTTGAAGAGGATGTGAGaggtatttatatatttatgaacacagtaagcccacaacttttgCTCACTTCTTTTTTTTACGTGACCACAACCTTATGCAGGAGatcaaaaatatatatgtaaattgGAAAAATGTGGGGGGAATTCAAatacgcttttttaaaaaattcagaaaaaagCAAGAGAGCAGGGAACAACAGTTGGCAATCCCATCAGCCTTTGTACTCACCCTGGGAGAGTGTTTGAGCGTCTTTAGAGAGTTGGAGTTAGAGAACCAGATAATGAGATAGGGCACAGAGAGCAAGCAAATGTGGTCTGAGAGTGAGTGGAGGGTCATCTGAGAATTCCTGGCTTTATGTGTTTTTGCCGGACCTTcatgtaagttgcaggcttactgtaattTATTGTGTccctgtttcatttatttgtgtttataacatttctcatgtttttaaagatgttttcTTTAATAGTCTCTTCTATCTCTTTTGTTTGCACAGAATCACATCCCCGTTTCAACCAAGGGTTATTTGACCTCCATGCACCAAAAGGAAAACCAGCTGTGTTAACTTGCAGCCTCAACAATGACCAGCTTGAGGGAACTTGGTTTAAAGATGGGTTCAAGGTAACTTGAAAGCAGTAAACTTCTCAAGAATGTATTTTTAGTCTTATACTCATCTTTTTCACTTTAATTTTTTATCTTGAAATAAAGCTTCCATAATGCAGACAACAAGCAGGAGGAACACAATGCCTAACTTTGCCTCTTGTTGTTATCAACCAAAGATGGGTCATGTCTAAAACCAGTTTAGAAAAAAATAGCTGACTttatgactctctctctctctgtttgctgTAATGGTCCATGTAATTTCTGAGAGAGAATATTTCTTTACCTTCTGTCTACCTCCCCACAAGATAACAGGCCAGGATGGAATCTCCATTGAGAAGGAGGGCCCAGTCCACAAACTATTAATAGATGAAGTACAAGATAGCCATGCTGGAAAATACAAATTCGAAGCTGGAGGAGTCCGAACAGAAGCATCTATTTTTGTTGAAGGCAAGTCTAATCAAGCCTAGTAGAGAAAATGGTGCTAAAATTGCTACTGGTTGAATTATGCTCTTAGTATTATATGATTTTGTGGGACATATAGTGCTGGAAAACATGATGAAGTGTCTGAATTAACAATCCACATAAACCAGATCTCATTGTctcaaaagcagagagagagaaccttgGTCATTTCAGAATGGCTCTGCTAAACTAATCCTCCCCAGTTGCTTTGATTGCGAATTACCCTTCCTCCTTACTTCCCTACAGTGGCTCTCTATCACATCTAGTTCTTCCCCTTTTTCTCCCATGACTTTTCCATCATTTCTATGGCACTTCTTCCCATGCCACCTGCTGTCCAAATGTttactttcccttccttttttatttctctttccctcATTGACCTCTGTACCTTCTTCCACATTGTTGTACAGCACTTGCAGCAGCTCTGTAATCTTGACTCACTTAGATACCTTCTGAGAATTCATATTTTtaacacttaaaaataataatcagactaGGCTCATTGCTTGCTATTCCTCTGTTTCTTTACTCCCTACATTACAGTTGCAGTGCTGCCTGCTACCTTAGCTACCACTTAGCTTCTGAccctgttccccatccctgggatctattacagtttgtttgtatGTCCTCTGTGTGAAGACTGCATCACTTGTACTAAGCACACTATCagcagtaaaacatcaaatactTGCATTAGTGACAAATGACTTTCGTTGTCAGTAAGTTTTCAGTGAGGTGCACTTTGAAAGAGTAAGAATTCTGTGAATTCTgaggtagtggttaagagtggtagacttgtaatttggcgaaccgggttcgcatctccgctcctccacatgcagctgctgggtgaccttgggccagtcacacttctttgaagtctctcagccccactcacctcacagagtgtttgttgtgggggaggaagggaaaggagaatgttagccactttgagactccttcgggtagtgataaagtgggatatgaaatccaaactcttcttcttcttcttcattggcaAAATATTAGGCGTCACTATTTCCTGTGGGCTCGTGGGttatttaaaagaataataaGCGCAGAGCATCCATATTTTGGGGCTAGTTCATATACCTCTTATTTCTatgtgcagaccctccaaatgttgactCTGCTCTTCTGGAAAAACTGAAGAAGGAACCTATAGTAGTAAAGGCAGGAAAGAATGCCATAGTGAAGATCCCATTTGAAGGCCGGAAGCCAGTCAGATCAACTTGGCTAAAGGATGAAGGAGAACTTCTGGATGATGCCAGGATCAGCACTGACTATTCAGACAACTTCACCCGACTCTCCATATCCAGTGCTAATCGGAAGGACTGTGGTGATTATAAAGTGAAACTGAAGAATGAGAGTGGAAGCACTGAAGCTACTCTCAAGCTGGTAGTTCTAGGTGAGAGACCCCAAGTATTTTAGCGATGAGGCATAAGACAACTTTATGGGGGCCTTTAAGGCCTGCATGTGGTGTCACACATTTGGAAGCTGAAGCATAGAGAGCATATTTtttggtaaagataaagggacccctgaccattaggtccagtcgcagacgactctggggttgtggcacacatcttgctttactggccaagggagccggcatacagtttccgggtcatgtggccagcatgacaaagccacttctggcgaaccagagcagtgcacggaaacaccatttaccttcccaccggaacggcacctattaatctacttgcactttgatgtggtttcgaactgctaggttgtcaggagctgggactgagcaatgggagctcaccccatcacggggattcgaaccgctgaccttctgatcggcaagccctaggctctgtagtttagaccacagcaccacccgcatccctatttatTGGTACATTGTGTCTATAAGCAGGTAGTTGCAGCGCAGGGCATGCACCAATTTTGATTAAGGttgaagacagacagacagacacagagagagagagagagagagagagagaggttgctcATAGCACAGAAAGTGCCTTTTGATAATAATGCTTGTCTCTAGCATatcagaaaataaaacatttttgccCCTCCCTGCTTGCTCTCTTACTTGATTATTACTGCTGCCTCCTCCTGTTGGAAATCACAGTGCCTACTGCAGGTTCGTTGAGATGGAAGCAGCCCAGCATCCTCCCATTCAAGCACCATGGCTGCAGAGCACTCCATTTCCCATGTGAAACCAGAAGTGGTAGCAGCAGTAATGTGTGGACAGGGACAAGAACGATATATTAACATTAGTATGCTACTGATAAATAGTATAAGAAAAAGTGCTGACAGATCATTTTTCTAGCactgcataagaagagccttgctggatcagatttGTTATCccacttcccacagtggccagctagcGTCAGGTacctctgggaagctcagaagcaggacatgagggcAATAACCCTCTCCTACTTTTgtttcccaggaactggtattcagaggcatgctaccTATCATCCCGGAAGTAAGATATAGCCATCACACAAACTAGAAGTCATTGTGAGCTCTCTTTTGATATTGCATCTGTCTCAACCTAAAACTTCTATCCACAAAACGTGAATCCTTGCATTTATCTTGTCCACTTAACTCAAAAGATATGGCAACCATGCCAATACCAAGCAGACACAAAAGACCTTTTTCCATAAGCTCTGTTTTGCTCCTCCATGCAGATAAGCCTCAACCACCAATGGGACCCATCGAAGTTGTGGACTGCTCCACAAATAGTATAACTATCCAGTGGAAGCCCCCCAAAGACGATGGTGGCAAACCAATCCAGAGTTATATTATTGAGAGGCAGCAGGTTGGCAGAAagacctgggtgaccttgggtaaGACCGATGGAAGCAGCACTGTCTTCACCACCAACAAAGTGGAACATG
The Podarcis raffonei isolate rPodRaf1 chromosome 6, rPodRaf1.pri, whole genome shotgun sequence DNA segment above includes these coding regions:
- the IGFN1 gene encoding immunoglobulin-like and fibronectin type III domain-containing protein 1 isoform X5: MAGRRGVKTLKRSAVPGVTITQFVEDIPKGCSTPDFERKPITLTLQEGKNAIFRAVVKGEPQPEVFWKRNNEAVDDPQKYQISFSPATNEFILQVNKITADDADLYRCTAVNEYGEATCTAGLKIIQVGFKKKAKPTSSAPQTDLKKELQDFRKTLKKRTPSSAPKKEMDMEQIWQLLLNADKKDYEKICLKYGIVDFRGMLRKLQEMKKEREDKQAQYLLNLRNLRHVRVNEVQGNASFDLEMELKNPESRIYLYKDGQMINFGFDSENTKHCLRQVGKKYNFIINDLQPEDAGVYQIKVEDVDVFSTELEAESIPVSFRYPLGEVRCHEQGNAVFQCTLYEPCSNATWLHRDRILESNDKYEISVSEDGLTHRLIIKNTQASDKGTYTIDIGDRSSSAWLEVESKGKRKQTEGDSDDITGWRKKQLDEDRAKKLRQGQGRDEQDGQYKNGQAGEGESYGSLGKDGSLGRGGANRDGKMGQFAGVGTDMGGGHEFSGFAGGSSEHMGHTGNGAGGGMGGLGGMGSLHGKDAMLGGTGTGSGGAGGLQTSGGSTLNGASGPGAGFGGAGGVGGLYGKDGMVGGAGAGGVGGLYGKDGMLGGAGAGGAGSAGREGGLYGKDGMLGGGGGAGGVGGLYGKDGMLGGAGAGGVGGLYGKDGMLGGAGAGGAGGAGGVGGLYGKDGMLGGAGGAGGAGGLYGKDGMLGGAGAGGAGGLYGKDGMLAGAGAGGAGGAGVGGFYGKDGMLGGAGAGGAGGAGGAGGAGGAGGLYGKDGMLGGAGAGGAGGLYGKDGMLAGAGAGGAGGAGVGGFYGKDGMLGGAGAGGAGGAGAGGAGGFGGLYGKDGMLGGAGAGGATGAGGVGGLYGKDGMLGGAGAGGPGGAGGVGGTYGKDGMLGGAGTEGAGGVGGLYGKDGFLGGAGGLDGAGGVGGLCGKDGLPIGAGQLGGAGGVGGLYGKDGFLGSGGAGGMGGAGGVGGPYGKDGMLGRTGPDGPGGAGGVGGLYGKDGMLGGAGAGGPGGIGGVGGLYGKDGMLGGAGAGGPGGAGGVGGLYGKDGMLGGAGAGGPGGAGGVGGLYGKDGMLGGAGAGRVGGAGGVGGLYGKDGMLGGAGAGGPGGAGGVGGLYGKDGMLGGAGIGGPGGTGGVGGLYGKDGMLDGAGAGGPGGAGGVGGLYGKDGVLGGAGAGGVGGLYGKDGVLGGAGAGAGAGAGGPGGTGGVGGLYGQDGVLGGAGAGGLGGTGGVGGLYDKDGVLGGAGAGGPGGAGGVGGLHGKDGMLAGTAAGGPGGAGGAGGAGGVGGLYGKDGMLGGAGGAGGVGGLYGKDGVLTGAGAGAGGPGGAGGVGGAGGVGGLYGKDGMLGGAGAGGLGGAGGAGGVGGLYGKDGMLGGAGAGGPGGAGGIGGLYGKDGMPSRPGIGGLGGAGGTDRLLDSTGVSGAEGMRGHHGKDGVLPGVGGVGLRGVGSTGDLYGQASTLHGTEGGGAGTELGGMGGMMDRTGGAGTKYGVSGEGYGEGGIGKDGRVSGTGAGGLSGEGWLDGRDGRLGGFGVGPGVRGVDGSLYENMSGIPGEEFLGYGQSSGLSDAGTHAGDRRRQLSNLDASQLTSSDISRTRDRKGRGGSLLEEDVRESHPRFNQGLFDLHAPKGKPAVLTCSLNNDQLEGTWFKDGFKITGQDGISIEKEGPVHKLLIDEVQDSHAGKYKFEAGGVRTEASIFVEDPPNVDSALLEKLKKEPIVVKAGKNAIVKIPFEGRKPVRSTWLKDEGELLDDARISTDYSDNFTRLSISSANRKDCGDYKVKLKNESGSTEATLKLVVLDKPQPPMGPIEVVDCSTNSITIQWKPPKDDGGKPIQSYIIERQQVGRKTWVTLGKTDGSSTVFTTNKVEHDKSYYFKVRAVNAEGTSEALESDEVMAATKAFPGPPAPPKIVSTSKGAVTLSWAAPHKTGNSRILGYRIEKCKKGSNSWTPVTDVPITDRKYTVTDLKEGLLYEFRVAAINAAGAGDVSAPSEAAFARDPMKPPGAVRDLKVISTDYCSISLSWTKPEAEEESHAKGYIIEMRHTDTLKWTQCNSLPIPITTYTVRGLKAREMYFLRVRAVNDGGFGEPVELDTCVQAVPPTVPPKLLVKDTTKSFMIVKAGDAIRVRIPFEASPPLEVVWLKDGLTLPAKATIATREGLSQLIIPGADFSDSGHYSITLQTERGNKETFSFLVQVLDVPESPGPIQLIEKVPDTVTLIWEPSPTEKREGTLNYMVMRRDSYKGSWQLVSDLIYTNKCTVSNFVPGREYYFRVQAKNCMGISEPSETVQPWIIHREKGKFAVRSPKYKGVNQSQPPRFLVPLKPHVVTLGFDCHMSCAVTGYPVPQVMWYKDGKNISQDPTFFSKNDFGVCSLVILGVTASDGGQYKVVAINELGQAVSKAEVTIKEPAF
- the IGFN1 gene encoding immunoglobulin-like and fibronectin type III domain-containing protein 1 isoform X25, which encodes MAGRRGVKTLKRSAVPGVTITQFVEDIPKGCSTPDFERKPITLTLQEGKNAIFRAVVKGEPQPEVFWKRNNEAVDDPQKYQISFSPATNEFILQVNKITADDADLYRCTAVNEYGEATCTAGLKIIQVGFKKKAKPTSSAPQTDLKKELQDFRKTLKKRTPSSAPKKEMDMEQIWQLLLNADKKDYEKICLKYGIVDFRGMLRKLQEMKKEREDKQAQYLLNLRNLRHVRVNEVQGNASFDLEMELKNPESRIYLYKDGQMINFGFDSENTKHCLRQVGKKYNFIINDLQPEDAGVYQIKVEDVDVFSTELEAESIPVSFRYPLGEVRCHEQGNAVFQCTLYEPCSNATWLHRDRILESNDKYEISVSEDGLTHRLIIKNTQASDKGTYTIDIGDRSSSAWLEVESKGKRKQTEGDSDDITGWRKKQLDEDRAKKLRQGQGRDEQDGQYKNGQAGEGESYGSLGKDGSLGRGGANRDGKMGQFAGVGTDMGGGHEFSGFAGGSSEHMGHTGNGAGGGMGGLGGMGSLHGKDAMLGGTGTGSGGAGGLQTSGGSTLNGASGPGAGFGGAGGVGGLYGKDGMVGGAGAGGVGGLYGKDGMLGGAGAGGAGSAGREGGLYGKDGMLGGGGGAGGVGGLYGKDGMLGGAAGAGGAGGLYGKDGMLAGAGAGGAGGAGVGGFYGKDGMLGGAGAGGAGGAGGAGGAGGAGGLYGKDGMLGGAGAGGAGGLYGKDGMLAGAGAGGAGGAGVGGFYGKDGMLGGAGAGGAGGAGAGGAGGFGGLYGKDGMLGGAGAGGATGAGGVGGLYGKDGMLGGAGAGGPGGAGGVGGTYGKDGMLGGAGTEGAGGVGGLYGKDGFLGGAGGLDGAGGVGGLCGKDGLPIGAGQLGGAGGVGGLYGKDGFLGSGGAGGMGGAGGVGGPYGKDGMLGRTGPDGPGGAGGVGGLYGKDGMLGGAGAGGPGGIGGVGGVGGAGGVGGLYGKDGMLGGAGAGGPGGAGGVGGLYGKDGMLGGAGAGGPGGAGGVGGLYGKDGMLGGAGAGRVGGAGGVGGLYGKDGMLGGAGAGGPGGAGGVGGLYGKDGMLGGAGIGGPGGTGGVGGLYGKDGMLDGAGAGGPGGAGGVGGLYGKDGVLGGAGAGGVGGLYGKDGVLGGAGAGAGAGAGGPGGTGGVGGLYGQDGVLGGAGAGGLGGTGGVGGLYDKDGVLGGAGAGGPGGAGGVGGLHGKDGMLAGTAAGGPGGAGGAGGAGGVGGLYGKDGMLGGAGGAGGVGGLYGKDGVLTGAGAGAGGPGGAGGVGGAGGVGGLYGKDGMLGGAGAGGLGGAGGAGGVGGLYGKDGMLGGAGAGGPGGAGGIGGLYGKDGMPSRPGIGGLGGAGGTDRLLDSTGVSGAEGMRGHHGKDGVLPGVGGVGLRGVGSTGDLYGQASTLHGTEGGGAGTELGGMGGMMDRTGGAGTKYGVSGEGYGEGGIGKDGRVSGTGAGGLSGEGWLDGRDGRLGGFGVGPGVRGVDGSLYENMSGIPGEEFLGYGQSSGLSDAGTHAGDRRRQLSNLDASQLTSSDISRTRDRKGRGGSLLEEDVRESHPRFNQGLFDLHAPKGKPAVLTCSLNNDQLEGTWFKDGFKITGQDGISIEKEGPVHKLLIDEVQDSHAGKYKFEAGGVRTEASIFVEDPPNVDSALLEKLKKEPIVVKAGKNAIVKIPFEGRKPVRSTWLKDEGELLDDARISTDYSDNFTRLSISSANRKDCGDYKVKLKNESGSTEATLKLVVLDKPQPPMGPIEVVDCSTNSITIQWKPPKDDGGKPIQSYIIERQQVGRKTWVTLGKTDGSSTVFTTNKVEHDKSYYFKVRAVNAEGTSEALESDEVMAATKAFPGPPAPPKIVSTSKGAVTLSWAAPHKTGNSRILGYRIEKCKKGSNSWTPVTDVPITDRKYTVTDLKEGLLYEFRVAAINAAGAGDVSAPSEAAFARDPMKPPGAVRDLKVISTDYCSISLSWTKPEAEEESHAKGYIIEMRHTDTLKWTQCNSLPIPITTYTVRGLKAREMYFLRVRAVNDGGFGEPVELDTCVQAVPPTVPPKLLVKDTTKSFMIVKAGDAIRVRIPFEASPPLEVVWLKDGLTLPAKATIATREGLSQLIIPGADFSDSGHYSITLQTERGNKETFSFLVQVLDVPESPGPIQLIEKVPDTVTLIWEPSPTEKREGTLNYMVMRRDSYKGSWQLVSDLIYTNKCTVSNFVPGREYYFRVQAKNCMGISEPSETVQPWIIHREKGKFAVRSPKYKGVNQSQPPRFLVPLKPHVVTLGFDCHMSCAVTGYPVPQVMWYKDGKNISQDPTFFSKNDFGVCSLVILGVTASDGGQYKVVAINELGQAVSKAEVTIKEPAF